The Lycium barbarum isolate Lr01 chromosome 4, ASM1917538v2, whole genome shotgun sequence nucleotide sequence AAAGAGAGGTCTGTTGTGGATATTAGCTATAAATCCTATGAAAAACCATTTGGTCATTAAAAAGATAGGTCTATTTGTCCTGTTGCCCATGTTTTCCCTCAttaactcaagtaaagcttacaAATATAATTTCATTCATCTGCTCGTGTCATCAATTTACTCAACAAGCTATAGAAAGCAAATTTATTTTAAATGGACAATTAAACAGATGTGAAGAACCAAGCCTATTGACACTGCATGCAATAGCAATATCTTTTTCGAAAAAGCAAGCCTTCAATTAGCATCCACTTATCAATTCTGGTGATAGGATAATCAGTTCTGTAGCAAAGTAGATTAATCCTCACTGAGAAAATTTAAGATACTGAAGGTCCTATAGAAGACCAACTACCTATTTTAGGTGGGAACAAGATTGTAGCTTTGGTCTTGATTGCCTATCCACAACAAAAGTATGAATGCTGCCAAAACTATGACTAAAATACCAAAAACCAATATGTGAGCAGAAGCATAGCCTTTTTGGGGAATGATGCGTTGAGATTCTGTTCCATCATTTGAAGATACTTGCAAATCTCCATTAGCTTGAGCATCTTCTGTAGAAGATACTGATTCCGAGTTTAGATGGTAGTGTTTCCCGTCATTAGATATTGTCCCATCTCTACAATGGAAGAGGCCATTTACTTCAGACTTTGCTGGACTTTGTCCACACCTGCACAAGGATGGACTCCTAAACCTTCTGGTTTTCCTCTCAGAAACGTCTGACTTCACATCATTGGCATCCTGAAGGAGATGAATAAGTTTTCTCGGCGTTGCAAAGATCTTCACACTTTCGACATTCACATGAGAACGTGACCTCTGAAGCACAAGAAGAGCCATGTCAACCATGTTAGGGAAACCATAAAATAGTACACCATACCAGAGGCACATAAATTCAATTTGTCAAGGATTTTACTTATATGTTCCATTTCATGTTTCGGAATCCCATCATATTTGTTATTTAACTTAAAACAATTTCAGAATACCTCAGTTCATATCCTAGTAAAATCATATACATCCAACAATGATAGACATCAAAGTTTTTACTTCTAAGATTGGCATTGCTATTTAATTAGTTGTGTGAGCAGATGCACTagagggaccattttgttaattTCTTTATTCCCCTTTGCAACTCAAATAACCGAGTTGAACCTTTTGTTCTTCATAAATACACAAGGTAGTTTTTTAGCTCCATAAGACTCCTTACTATTTATGACAAACTTTTGCTTGTTAGAAATATTAGCCGTCAGACCTGTGTGCTGTCTGTTGTTCCAACAAACTTGTACTAAAATTTGTTTTTTTGACTTTAGAATTAATAACGAAAAAATTAAACTTCCAACACCATAATTTGAGCAAAGAACAACACTCGATAACATGTTTTACCTGAGGACTAGGAGTAGCACTTCTGACAAAACCATTTCGGGGCAAAAATCCAGCAAATCCGGCAGTGTTATCTCCAGTATGACCCTCATTGTGCTCAGAATTTCCATGTGCGAATTCAGAGGAGATGCCATCCTTAAGAGATACATCAACACCACCATTCTTCCAAAGCTTTCGGTTCACACTCCTCCTATCAAAAGGGCCTTGATTGATTGAGACAGGGGAGTCCATAAATGGTTCATAGTCAACAAAAGAATTAATTGTGCGTGATTCTGGTGATGCAGTTAAAGGTGATTGGTCACGTAGATTTTTGTCAAAGTTGGATCCAGTCATTGAATCTACATCTCTCTCAAATTTTGAACCCTTCTCAGAGGCAGAGCATATTCTCTTTGCAGTCTGTAATGCTTCAAATGCAGCCCCTCTAACATAAAGCATCTTGTCAGATTGACATTTTTCCATCTCCTCGATAACTATTCTAAGCTCAGAATGTATGCTTCTTTGATCCAAATACTTCATCAAAGAGTTGACCATATGAATGGCAGACAATCTTTTTTGAGAATGTCCTTCTCCACTGCTACTATTTAGAATTTGTAATCCAGACTGTATCAACAATCTTGCATAAGCTTCCATAATTAAGCTATTGTGCTTGGCTAAAGAAGTGACTAGAGCCATATGAGAATTTGTTTGTGTATGCTTCTCCAAAGCCCCGGTAACTCTTTGACAAACCTCATGAACCATCTCATTTGAAGCAACGCGCCAATTATCAGAATCCACCAGAGCCTTTAGGCAGAGAGCAGCTCCAGAAGATAAACTCTCCTGTCTTCCCAGAAGACAATCTGAAAGGGGCTTTGAGAGGGAGTGTATAAtgtatcttttcttttccttaggTGTCATTGGGTCCATACTGTACCTCGCAATGGCTGGAACAACTTTTGAACAAGCTTGGTGAAGGGCAAAAGATCCGGCACTGGATGTGAGGGTCTTGATAATAGTGGTCATGATGTTATCAATCTGAGGAACAATTTTAGGTCCATGTACACGGGCAAGTACCTCATAGAGTGAAATTGTGTATTCTCCTGATGATGCGTTGGATTCTTTGGTTTCAGAAACCTGAGCAAGAAAGAGAGGGATTGCCTTGGAATCAAGCTCTTTCACATATGACTTCAATGCTTTCATTGCAAATTTTCTACTCTCAGCATCCTTCTCCAAATTCTCCAGCTCTCTTCGAAGTATTGGGCTCACACTTCTCcccattgcctataatcaattaACATGTTAGACAATGAAGCAAAACCAAAGATGGACGTCTTTTTCATTCTTTTACACCTTATAATATCTTCAATTAATACTGACGTTCAACTTATTCCACCGAATCTTAAACAGACTGAAACTTCAAAATTTATAGCCCAATCAGTCATTCCTTAAACAGAACACAAGTAAAAACATGTCCCCCAATTTAATACAACAAAATTTTCAAGAAACCTAAATCTTAACATACAGGCCTATCCAATTCTTATCAAGATTGGCTtttgaagaaggaaaaaaaaataagaaattgaagtcGATATTGGGATATTATGAGCATAAAGAAGTCGATATAATCAAATAAAAAAACTTACCATTTTAAAGTAGTTAAGGAACAATTGCGGTTTTTAATAGTGGCCTACAAGTATTTTTAAAGTAAGAGATAAGTTGTAAGCAGAAGAAACAAAAAGGAGTTGTCACCAACATTTCCAAGAAACCCGGATATTAACATACCCCAAAACACAAGATGAAATGTTAGATCGGAAACACAAACTTGGGAGAGTTGAGATGCTAGTAAAAAAACCAATTTAATTAATCAAGAACCCAAAACCGCAAAGGGGTTACCATGATTTGCTAAAATCATACCTTCTCTTCACTCAAAGATGAGATTcttacaacagcaacaacaaatgAAGAGATAACTTGGTAGATGTAAACTAATAGAGGTACATTCTGTAATTAAAGAGAGAATTGTAATGGTTGCTAAAATAAGAGTGTAGTAAGGAGTTTGAATTTGCTCCGGGTTTTTAGTGGTCCGCTGTCTGATTATTTTGAGGGGTTGGGGGTACCCTtctattttgaatctttcttcTCAATTCCCCCGCCTGTCCTCCTCCTTATTTCAATATCACTTCTTTGACTAACTAGCTGCATGAGACCCCGGTCATGCTACAAAGATAtttaaattgtttttaaaaaaaatatactttcaatttatatgaacacATTTGATTATGCACCACATTTAagaagagtgaagacttttgaaacttgtggttcaaaataagccttgaaaatttgtgtggctgtaaatcattcataaagtgaatttgatCCAAATTATGAAAGAggacattcattttggcacggactaaaaagaaaataggttcaaacaaattgaaacaaatggAGTAACTTATATTACATTTTTCTATTGCATAATTAGTTTAATCTCTTGGCAcgtgtatcattattttgttggtAAGTCTTtataattattaattattttCACTCACATAATTGAATAACTTATAAAGaacaaattatttatgaggaaagAAGTGTGGAAGGAGACTAATCAAATACAAAGGAACACAAGATTCGACATTCACTAAAGAAGCAAAATTTAGAGGTTTAAAACAAATAGAGGGTGAGTTCGGTATGGCGGAAAACATTTTCAAAAAACGTTTTCTCAACTTTACGATTATTGACTGGTCaaaattttgataaatatttttttgtaggaaaataattttcttaaaaatgaagaaaataggttccataatgaaaattaaaaaaatcggcAATTGGAACATTTTACGCACGAACGGATCAACCCTTATTTTTGATGAAAAGGAGATAGGAAGAAGtacttgtttgtcttactttcctttttagtccgtttaaaaaagaattcttcttttcctttttagtaactcttcaattttaattttttaaatggtATGTTTAAGACTGTAAAATTAAATGGAATGTTGATACATTTTACATATGTTTAGCTAACaaccacaagattaaaaagtCTTATTTACTTTCTCAAACTTTGTGTCAAGTAAAAACCAGACAAACACTTTCAAACGAAAAAATAATTTCCTTAGTCTAGTACACGTGTTTATTTAGAAGCTAATGGTGATATAGAAAATAAGACCAAATATAAGGTACCATTTAcacactccctccgtttcaatttatacgaacccatttgactgggcacaacATTTAAGAagagagaagacttttgaaatttgtgattcaaaataagccttgaaaatttgtgtggctgtaaatcattcataaagtaaaTTTGTTTCCAATTATGAAAGAggacattcattttggcacggactaaaaaggaaaataggttcaaacaaattgaaataaagTGAGTAACTTATATTACATTTTTCTATTGCATAATTAGTTTAATCTCTTGGCAcgtgtatcattattttgttggtAAGTCTTtataattattaatttttttcacTCACATAATTGAATAACTTATAAAGaacaaattatttatgaggaaagAAGTGTGGAAGGAGACTAATCAAATACAAAGGAACACAAGATTCGATATTCACTAAAGAAGAAAAACTTTAGAGGTTTAAAACAAATAGAGGGTGAGTTCGGAATGGCGGAAAACATTTTCAGAAAACGTTTTCTCAACTTTTCAATTATTGACTGGTCaaaattttgataaatatttttttgtaggaaaataattttcttaaaaatgaagaaaataggttccataatgaaaattaaaaaaatcggcAATTGGAACATTTTACGCACGAACGGATCAACCCTTATTTTTGATGAAAAGGACATAGGAAGAAGtacttgtttgtcttactttcctttttagtccgtttaaaaaagaattcttcttttcctttttagtaactcgtcaattttaattttccacaTGGTATGTTTAAGACCATAAAATTAAATggcattttggtacattttaCATATGTTTATCTAACAACCACAAGATAAAAAAGTCTTATTTAGTTTCTCAAACTTTGTGTCGAGTAAAAACCAGACAAACACTTTCAAACGAAAAAATAATTTCCTTCGTCTAGTACACGTGTTTATTTAGAAGCTAATGGTGATATAGAAAATAAGACCAAATATAATGTACCATTTAcacactccctccgtttcaatttatatgaactcatttgactgagcACCACATTTaagaagagggaagacttttgaaacttgtggttcaaaataagccttgaaaatttgtgtggctgttaatcattcataaagtgaatttgtttccaaattaggaaataggacattcattttggcacggactaaaaaggaaataggttcaaacaaattgaaacaaagggagtaactTATATTACATTTTTCTATTGCATAATTAGTTTAATCTCTTGGCCcgtgtatcattattttgttggtAAGTATTTATAATTATTAATGTTTTTCACTCACATAATTGAATAACTTATAAAGaacaaattatttatgaggaaagAAGTGTGGAAGGAGACTAATTAAATACAAAGGAACACAAGATTCGATATTCACTAAAGAAGCAAAACTTTAGAGGTTTAAAACAAATAGAGGGTGAGTTCGGTATGGCGGAAAACATTTTCAAAAAACGTTTTCTCAACTTTTCGATTATTGACTGGTCaaaattttgataaatatttttttgtagaaaataattttcttaaaaatgaagaaaataggttccataatgaaaattaaaaaaatcggcAATTGGAACATTTTACGCACGAACGGATCAACCCTTATTTTTGATGAAAAGGACATAGGAAGAAGtacttgtttgtcttactttcctttttagtccgtttaaaaaagaattcttcttttcctttttagtaactcgtcaattttaattttccacaTGGTATGTTTAAGACCATAAAATTAAATGGAATTTTGGTACATTTTACATATGTTTAGCTAACaaccacaagattaaaaagtCTTATTTACTTTCTCAAACTTTGTGTCAAGTAAAACCAGACAAACACTTTCAAACGAAAAAATAATTTCCTTAGTCTAGTACACGTGTTTATTTAGAAGCTAATTGTGATATAGAAAATAAGACCAAATATAAGGTACCATTTACACACTctatccgtttcaatttatatgaactcatttgactgggcaccaCATTTAagaagagtgaagacttttgaaacttgtggttcaaaataagccttgaaattttgtgtggctgtaaatcattaataaagtgaatttgtttccaaattatgaAAGAggacattcattttggcacggactaaaaaggaaataggttcaaacaaattgaaacaaagagaGTAACTTATATTACATTTTTCTATTGCATAATTAGTTTAATCTCTTGGCCGGTGTATCAATATTTTGTTGGTAAGTATTTATAATTATTAATGTTTTTCACTCACATAATTGAATAACTTATAAAGaacaaattatttatgaggaaagAAGTGTGGAAGGAGACTAATCAAATACAAAGGAACACAAGATTCGATATTCACTAAAGAAGCAAAACTTTAGAGGTTTAAAACAAATAGAGGGTGAGTTCGGAATGGCGAAAAACATTTTCAGAAAACGTTTTCTCAACTTTTCGATTATTGACTGGTCAAAATTTTGATAAATATATtttgtaggaaaataattttcttaaaaatgaagaaaataggttccataatgaaaattaaaaaaatcggcAATTGGAACATTTTACGCACGAACGGATCAATCCTTATTTTTGATGAAAAGGACATAGGAAGAAGtacttgtttgtcttactttcctttttagtccgtttaaaaaagaattcttcttttcctttttagtaaCTCTTCAATTTTAATTTCCACATGGTATGTTTAAGACTGTAAAATTAAATGGAATTTTGGTACATTTTACATATGCTTAGCTAACaaccacaagattaaaaagtCTTATTTACTTTCTCAAACTTTTTGTCAAGTAAAATCAGACAAACACTTTCAAACGAAAAAATAATTTCCTTAGTCTAGTACACGTGTTTATTTAGAAGCTAATGGTGATATAGAAAATAAGACCAAATATAAGGTACCATTTAcacactccctccgtttcaatttatatgaactcatttgactgggcaccaCATTTaagaagagggaagacttttgaaacttgtggttcaaaataagccttgaaaatttgtgtcgCTGTAAATCAtttataaagtgaatttgtttccaaattatgaAAGAggacattcattttggcacggactaaaaagaaaataggttcaaacaaattgaaacaaagggagtaactTATATTACATTTTTCTATTGCATAATTAGTTTAATCTCTTGGCAcgtgtatcattattttgttggtAAGTATTTATAATTATTAATGTTTTTCACTCACATAATTGAATAACTTATAAAGaacaaattatttatgaggaaagAAGTGTGGAAGGAGACTAATCAAATACAAAGGAACACAAGATTCGATATTCACTAAAGAAGCAAAACTTTAGAGGTTTAAAACAAATAGAGGGTGAGTTCGGTATGGCGGAAAACATTTTCAAAAAACGTTTTCTCAACTTTTCGATTATTGACTGGTCaaaattttgataaatatttttttgtagaaaataattttcttaaaaatgaagaaaataggttccataatgaaaattaaaaaaatcggcAATTGGAACATTTTACGCACGAACGGATCAACCCTTATTTTTGATGGAAAGGACATAGGAAGAAGTagttgtttgtcttactttcctttttagtccgtttaaaaaagaattcttcttttcctttttagtgactcttcaattttaattttccacaTGGTATGTTTAAGACTGTAAAATTAAATGGAATTTTGATACATTTTACATATGTTTAGCTAACaaccacaagattaaaaagtCTTATTTACTTTCTAAAACTTTGTGTCAAGTAAAACCAGACAAACACTTTCAAACGAAAAAATAATTTCCTTAGTCTAGTACACGTGTTTATTTAGAAGCTAATGGTGATATAGaaaataacaccaaatataaggtACCATTTACAcactctctccgtttcaatttatatgaacccatttgactgggcaccaCATTTAAGAAGAgcgaagacttttgaaacttgtggttcaaaataagccttgaaaatttgtgtggctgtaaatcattcataaagtgaatttgtttccaaattatgaAAGAggacattcattttggcacggagtaaaaaggaaataggttcaaacaaattgaaacaaagggagtaactTATATTACATTTTTCTATTGCATAATTAGTTTAATCTCTTGGCCcgtgtatcattattttgttggtAAGTATTTCTAATTATTAATGTTTTTCACTCACATAATTGAATAACTTATAAAGaacaaattatttatgaggaaagAAGTGTGGAAGGAGACTAATCAAATACAAAGGAACACAAGATTCGATATTCACTAAAGAAGCAAAACTTTAGCGGTTTAAAACAAATAGAGGGTGAGTTCAGTATGGCGGAAAACATTTTCAGAAAACGTTTTGTCAACTTTTCGATTATTGACTGGTCaaaattttgataaatatttttttgtaggaaaataattttcttaaaaatgaagaaaataggttccataatgaaaattaaaaaaatcggcAATTGGAACATTTTACGCACGAACGGATCAACCCTTATTTTTGATGAAAAGGACATAGGAAGAAGTagttgtttgtcttactttcctttttagtccgtttaaaaaagaattcttcttttcctttttagtaactcttcaattttaattttccacaTGGTATGTTTAAGACCATAAAATTAAATggcattttggtacattttaCATAAGTTTAGCTTACaaccacaagattaaaaagtCTTATTTACTTTCTCAAACTTTGTGTCGAGTAAAACCAGACAAACACTTTCAAACGAAAAAATAATTTCCTTCGTCTAGTACACGTGTTTATTTAGAAGCTAATGGTGATATAGAAAATAAGACCAAATATAAGGTACCATTTAcacactccctccgtttcaatttat carries:
- the LOC132636053 gene encoding protein SINE1, producing the protein MGRSVSPILRRELENLEKDAESRKFAMKALKSYVKELDSKAIPLFLAQVSETKESNASSGEYTISLYEVLARVHGPKIVPQIDNIMTTIIKTLTSSAGSFALHQACSKVVPAIARYSMDPMTPKEKKRYIIHSLSKPLSDCLLGRQESLSSGAALCLKALVDSDNWRVASNEMVHEVCQRVTGALEKHTQTNSHMALVTSLAKHNSLIMEAYARLLIQSGLQILNSSSGEGHSQKRLSAIHMVNSLMKYLDQRSIHSELRIVIEEMEKCQSDKMLYVRGAAFEALQTAKRICSASEKGSKFERDVDSMTGSNFDKNLRDQSPLTASPESRTINSFVDYEPFMDSPVSINQGPFDRRSVNRKLWKNGGVDVSLKDGISSEFAHGNSEHNEGHTGDNTAGFAGFLPRNGFVRSATPSPQRSRSHVNVESVKIFATPRKLIHLLQDANDVKSDVSERKTRRFRSPSLCRCGQSPAKSEVNGLFHCRDGTISNDGKHYHLNSESVSSTEDAQANGDLQVSSNDGTESQRIIPQKGYASAHILVFGILVIVLAAFILLLWIGNQDQSYNLVPT